In a genomic window of Thiolapillus brandeum:
- a CDS encoding ion channel, translating to MVINKYIHHPSLTYAPLLLPLILVPLLGEWAWKTYHPVFFSRNKELFLVADIIYIVIVRLALLDAMLFLFSRSVHALHITLIRIVALYLEITVVTILYFALMFYIFDVFHLFQYNASIGPEQLANIKDHDFLAAFYISTVSFTTLGLGDWVPQSLNAMMAISTEVILGVVQAGVFMAIMIYAHQNKEILGPGAPTRLQGSTSTD from the coding sequence ATGGTGATCAATAAATATATCCATCATCCAAGCCTGACCTATGCGCCATTACTGCTGCCTCTGATCCTCGTCCCCCTGTTGGGCGAATGGGCCTGGAAAACCTACCACCCCGTGTTCTTTTCCCGGAACAAGGAGCTTTTCCTGGTGGCAGATATCATCTACATCGTCATTGTCAGACTGGCATTGCTCGATGCCATGCTGTTCCTGTTCAGCCGCTCTGTCCATGCGCTGCATATCACCCTGATTCGTATCGTCGCCCTATACCTTGAAATTACCGTGGTCACCATTCTCTATTTTGCCCTTATGTTCTATATCTTTGACGTATTCCATTTGTTCCAGTACAACGCCAGCATTGGCCCGGAACAGCTCGCCAACATCAAGGACCATGACTTCCTTGCGGCCTTCTATATTTCCACGGTTTCTTTTACCACCCTTGGCCTGGGCGACTGGGTTCCCCAAAGCCTGAATGCCATGATGGCCATTTCCACCGAGGTTATTCTGGGCGTGGTTCAGGCGGGGGTATTCATGGCCATTATGATTTATGCTCACCAAAACAAGGAGATACTCGGACCTGGTGCGCCAACACGTTTGCAGGGCAGCACCAGCACCGATTAA
- a CDS encoding rhodanese-like domain-containing protein, whose protein sequence is MNNLSDDFSRTIIPREMPNARISADDFITAYNAGKAELLDIRIAMETSVWQLNFGLKIPANELPENLDQLPKDKLIVVACPMTDRSNMARTYLLSKGFNVKYLQGGLLGLMDRLKGGRAKDIEI, encoded by the coding sequence ATGAACAACTTAAGCGACGACTTTTCCAGAACCATCATTCCCCGGGAAATGCCCAATGCCCGTATTTCCGCCGATGATTTCATCACAGCCTACAACGCCGGGAAAGCAGAACTGCTGGACATTCGCATCGCCATGGAAACGTCTGTTTGGCAACTCAATTTTGGCTTAAAAATACCTGCCAACGAATTGCCCGAAAATCTGGACCAGTTGCCAAAAGACAAACTGATCGTAGTTGCCTGCCCCATGACAGACCGCTCCAACATGGCGCGTACTTACCTGCTCAGCAAGGGTTTCAACGTAAAATACCTGCAAGGAGGTCTGCTTGGACTCATGGATCGTCTAAAAGGCGGCAGAGCAAAAGACATTGAAATCTAA
- a CDS encoding multiheme c-type cytochrome: MNRLSLIILAASFFSSTLFAAPNPLKDPKYCGACHQRIYKEWASSRMAATVNNPRVYQFYTGTNPEGKKDGLGFQPFTHGEKGDCADCHLPELVLDESKKGREVDLGIALRNQLDFGVSCNFCHSLSEIHINKDINGRYKTRIVDTVKRDPTGAKHGPYTDAKSPAHPATKDDKIRSSELCGVCHLNQEKFLSISTYVDWKKAYTEGKTDKTCQECHMPSIEKAVLLADTATDRPKRTGTRSHTFVGSHDPGMLRKALSLKVDAISNNGVLEVNTIVENIGAGHKVPGSGPIRNVILKIDVTDANGAPLKYIGSKDGLLGPLAGFADPKTKRTDSNDWAGMPGKMYAKAYASKPVPSMGNKPMIGVGGFAADKVLFDTALKPFEPDHAKFKFKLPMTGSKGIQIKARLVYRDAFKPLADSKHWKLGQRDMVSITKVLP; this comes from the coding sequence ATGAACAGACTATCATTGATCATCTTGGCAGCAAGCTTCTTCAGCAGCACCTTGTTTGCTGCACCGAACCCCCTTAAAGATCCCAAATACTGTGGTGCCTGCCACCAGCGAATATATAAGGAATGGGCTTCATCCCGCATGGCGGCAACCGTCAACAACCCTAGGGTTTACCAGTTTTATACCGGCACCAATCCAGAAGGGAAAAAAGATGGCCTCGGGTTTCAGCCATTCACCCATGGAGAGAAAGGAGATTGTGCCGATTGCCACCTTCCGGAATTGGTGCTCGATGAAAGCAAAAAAGGGCGGGAGGTCGATCTTGGAATCGCACTGCGCAACCAACTCGATTTTGGCGTCTCATGTAATTTTTGCCATTCCCTGTCTGAGATACATATCAACAAGGATATAAATGGACGCTATAAAACACGTATCGTCGATACCGTAAAACGTGATCCAACAGGCGCCAAACACGGTCCTTACACAGATGCCAAGTCCCCTGCCCACCCGGCCACAAAAGACGACAAAATCCGTTCTTCAGAACTGTGCGGTGTGTGTCATCTGAATCAGGAGAAGTTTCTTTCCATCTCCACCTATGTCGATTGGAAAAAAGCTTACACTGAAGGTAAAACCGACAAAACCTGCCAGGAGTGCCACATGCCCTCAATTGAGAAGGCAGTACTGTTGGCGGATACTGCAACAGACCGTCCAAAACGTACTGGTACACGTTCCCATACCTTTGTGGGTTCTCATGACCCTGGTATGTTGCGCAAAGCCCTCTCCTTGAAAGTCGATGCCATCAGTAACAACGGGGTACTGGAGGTAAACACCATTGTGGAAAATATTGGCGCAGGCCACAAAGTCCCCGGTTCCGGCCCCATCCGCAATGTTATCCTGAAAATTGACGTTACCGACGCCAACGGTGCACCCCTTAAATATATTGGAAGCAAGGATGGTCTGCTTGGCCCTTTGGCTGGCTTTGCTGACCCTAAAACCAAGCGGACTGACTCCAACGACTGGGCCGGCATGCCGGGAAAAATGTACGCCAAAGCCTATGCATCCAAGCCTGTTCCATCCATGGGGAACAAGCCGATGATTGGCGTAGGTGGTTTTGCAGCGGACAAGGTGCTGTTCGATACAGCCCTGAAACCCTTCGAACCCGATCATGCCAAATTCAAGTTCAAACTTCCCATGACTGGTAGCAAAGGCATTCAAATCAAAGCCCGTCTGGTTTATCGGGATGCTTTCAAGCCCCTGGCCGACAGCAAACACTGGAAACTGGGACAACGGGATATGGTAAGCATAACCAAAGTCCTTCCCTAA
- a CDS encoding MBL fold metallo-hydrolase, whose amino-acid sequence MAFDLAIQQVAKNAYALIGSTGGRTYENFGLNANLGFIITSEGVVLIDSGSGSPAAHLVEKTVRKITDKPIRWVINTGSQDHRWLGNSYFSSQGAQIIALARTVKTQQAHATEETSYLADRLKDHFGDTQPLTAPNPVPDDQGTLVLGNRPFQTAIAPTWII is encoded by the coding sequence TTGGCTTTTGATCTAGCTATTCAACAAGTGGCAAAAAATGCCTACGCATTGATTGGTTCCACTGGCGGAAGAACTTATGAAAACTTTGGGCTGAACGCCAACCTTGGCTTCATCATCACATCTGAAGGGGTTGTGCTCATAGACAGCGGCAGTGGCAGCCCCGCAGCCCACCTGGTTGAAAAAACGGTCAGAAAGATTACCGACAAGCCCATACGCTGGGTGATCAATACCGGCAGCCAGGATCACCGCTGGCTCGGCAATAGCTATTTTTCAAGCCAGGGCGCTCAAATTATTGCCTTGGCGCGTACTGTAAAAACGCAACAAGCACATGCAACGGAAGAAACCAGCTACCTTGCGGATAGACTCAAAGATCATTTTGGCGATACCCAGCCATTGACAGCCCCAAACCCTGTTCCTGATGACCAGGGCACGCTGGTTTTAGGTAACCGTCCATTCCAGACCGCTATTGCGCCAACCTGGATTATCTGA